In Brachyhypopomus gauderio isolate BG-103 chromosome 18, BGAUD_0.2, whole genome shotgun sequence, the sequence TGTTTTTAGATCTGATTCAAGTTCTACAGTGTTTGTCACAATTTTCAAAAGTAGACTTCATAAAATTTTTGATGTTATAAAGGACCTGAAATGTACTGCTCTTGATTGATAGCAAGCACTTTGCTTTTTGTGTCAATGTGTTAAAAATAACACCTTTTACTCTAAGAAAGTCTGAATCTAAAGAAGGAAGGTTTGAAATTCTTGCACAGTGTCTATAAAGTAGTCACGGCCTTCCTTGATTAAATGTTTTTATCCTTCCATAGAAAGCAGCTATTGGCAACTCTGCCCTTCCTCAAAGTCTGGTCTGCAGGGTGTACTGAGTTCCAGCTTCCCTCCCGGCCCTGTGCCTCTGGGTCCTTCTGCTGCCCACCTGCCGGAGGGGGACACCCTGAATCGCCCACTTGCCCCAAGTACCTCTGTGACGGACCTGTCTTTTCCCgggcccccccctccccccccgccACCCCCTAAACGCCACTGTCGTTCGCTGTCTGTGCCGGAGGACCTTTCACGCTGCCGCTATACCTGGCGGCCGAGCGCCTCCAAGGTCTGGACACCAGTGAACCGCCGATGCCACAGTGGAGGGGGCGCGGGGGGGCAGTGTCCGCTGCGTGCCCCCAGTTCCTCTCTGAATTCCTCTCTGCATTCTTCCTCCAGCCCCACCTTTTTCAGCTTGGCCCTTTCTCCAGATTCCCCACTGCCATGGACTTTCCCGTGGGACCCGAGTGACACTCCTGGAGGCGGTGCCTGTTGCTGCTTTTTCCCTTCCCCCTCCTCGTGCTCTTCCTCTCcgtctcctctccaccctcctcctcccccgcaGCGACGCTTCTCGCTCTCTCCTGTACTCATTCGTGAAGCCGCGGCACACTTCCTTCCACCCCCCCAGGTGCCCCTCCAGCCCACGCCCCACCCACCGGCTGTGCCCGCTTCaccgtcgtctgcgtgcagcaCTCCATCTTCCGTGCGCCGTGCTCTTCCTCCTCAACTTCCGCGCTGTCACTCTCAGCCTTGTGACCTGCTCCTGCTCAAACCAGGTCTGAAGCGGCGCCGGGACCCCCGACAGACCATGTGCACGGCCCGGGCTGGATTTTGCAAAAATGACACAGGTAATTTTGAGGttctgtgttctttgtgcacTTTTCTCTTTTAACCACCATTTATCTCAGTACCATACTGCAGTAGAAAGTTAGCTCAAATATTTTTGAAGTAGCCTGAGTAATTGGGCTTAATTCAAAATGAGATATAAAAGCATCTGATCTGAGTCAGGGGTAAAATgacaggtttttgtttgtttctttgtttgtttttaaatgcaACTTCATGATTGGTTCATAATATAATCAAATAAATATTCCCCTACACCATAATTCTAATTATGGTTTTTACAAAAAGATGCATATACCTCTGCATataaaatttaattaattttgtGAACAACATAAGCCTGGTGGTGAGCCTCAATAGAAAGGATATTTTAGGTGAAATCGTAAAATGTCTTTATACCTagctatttatatatttttatggaAAGTACAGAATGACATTTCAGTCCCATGAATATTAAAATTGAATATTAAATGTTCCTGTTAACAAATAGCAATTTCTTTAATGCTTCTTTTGCATTCTTTGAATACTTTTATATTTCAGACCCGAAGCACAGATCCCCTCAGCTGTTTGGAGCGTGGTAGACTTGCCTGCGGAGGGGACGTCTGCATGGGCCTTGAGCCTTTTTTTGGAGACTTCCGAGGGTCATGTTCACCTGCTGAAGGTTTAGGAAGGACAAGCATTGGACCACTGAGTGAAagtgatgaggaggaggaagaaaggGAGGAGGCAGACTCGGCGCGTGACGGCGGACAGCAAAGTGTTTTTGAGAGGGATTGCACTGAATTAGACATTACTCTCATTGAGGAGAATTAAAAATAGTGTAAAAGATGCTCTTTTTCTCCACTGCATTGCCAGCATTCAACACTTCTGTTCACCTCCTGCCATCCGGTTCTGGCAGGACTCTCAGGAACACTGCTGCTCTCACATGAGGCACGCAGGTGTGTAAAAAAACTAATCTCATTGATGCATTAATGAAGACATGTTGACTACTATCAGTTATTACAGGTAATGCAGTTGGCCATGGATGAAGACCCAGTATCATATTACATTCCAGAATCAGTCACTAAGGTACTCTAAGGATGTGAATATTAGAAGGCTGGTGATACCAGCTAG encodes:
- the fam53c gene encoding LOW QUALITY PROTEIN: protein FAM53C (The sequence of the model RefSeq protein was modified relative to this genomic sequence to represent the inferred CDS: deleted 1 base in 1 codon); the protein is MPESSYWQLCPSSKSGLQGVLSSSFPPGPVPLGPSAAHLPEGDTLNRPLAPSTSVTDLSFPGPPPPPPPPPKRHCRSLSVPEDLSRCRYTWRPSASKVWTPVNRRCHSGGGAGGQCPLRAPSSSLNSSLHSSSSPTFFSLALSPDSPLPWTFPWDPSDTPGGGACCCFFPSPSSCSSSPSPLHPPPPPQRRFSLSPVLIREAAAHFLPPPQVPLQPTPHPPAVPASPSSACSTPSSVRRALPPQLPRCHSQPCDLLLLKPGLKRRRDPDRPCARPGLDFAKMTQTRSTDPLSCLERGRLACGGDVCMGLEPFFGDFRGSCSPAEGLGRTSIGPLSESDEEEEEREEADSARDGGQQSVFERDCTELDITLIEEN